From the genome of Candidatus Defluviilinea proxima:
GTAACGAATGTTACCTTGCGAACGAAGAGATTTGGCTGTATCCTTAACCTATCGTCGAGTCGGGAAGCAGGTGATCGTTTGGGAAAAGGACTATGCCCCGAAAAATTTTTGAAGACCAAACCCGCAAGCAAATAATCGACCCGCAGTTGGAACAGGCGGGTTGGTGTTTGCATTCCTTTTCGAGGAAAGAAATTATGGGATGTACAATAAACACTCACCGTAACTACAACGCTGACCAGATTCGCTTTTTGCGCGCGGTGCAAAGTGTGTTCTTGCAGAAGCGCCATCTCGAAACCGCTGATTTGTATGATGCGCCATTGGATATGTTTGGTGCCGATGCGGTGGAGCGGTGGTTTACGGAGAAGGAAGAGGAAGAAGTAGTTGAGTTTGCAAACCGAATGGCAGTTTAATTTCAATAGTTAACAGGAGAAAAGAAAAATGGACTTTTTAAGCAAATATCTAGCGTTGGTCGGGGAGCGCCCAGAGCTATTTCGGAATACGGGCGAGGTGGGTGAAGTTAAAGTTATTACAGACCCCGATCGAATTCGCATTGAGCATGAACGTCTGCGAGAAAAATTCCGCGACACAGGAAAACCTGAAAACTGGATCGACATTGGCGTTTTGGCAGAGGATGAGTGGGAATATGTAGTGCGCGATTTAGTGGAATTTGCGGATGGAAGAATTGGTGGATGGCGGCGAAGTATTAACCGAATTGTTACTCAGGGCGGGATAGGCTCGGTGGTTATGCCTGTTCAAGGTGATAAAGTTATCTTGCTTAAACACTTCCGCCATGAAGACAGGGCATGGTTTTGGGAGTTTCCTAGAGGCTGGGGAACTCCAGGACTTACAGCCGAGGAGAATGCAATAAAGGAACTGAAGGAAGAGATAAGCCTAGCACCTCAAAAGATTCTTCAAGTATGGCGGGAGCCTACTGCCGCTTTCTTTTACGCTGATATGGAAGATGGCGAACCTCGTACTCAGGATGGAGAGCCTGTGCAAAAAATTGAGTTAATTGGACTTAAAGAGCTGGAGGTAAGGATTATGGATGGCGATATAACCGACTGGTTCACAGTACTAGCGTTTCTAATGGCGCAGAAAAGAGGATGCTTTGTTATATAAGCCAAAGAATATTTAGACAGCGATTGGTTTTCGCTGTGGGTGTATGCGTTGGCTTATAACAAATGGATGATGTATGAGTGATACGTCAAAATGGATCGAAAAGGTGTTTGACAATAAGAATTTAATTATCCATTTAATAATTGATTCAATTTTCTTCTTGTTTGGGATACTACTGATTATTTCGGGATTGGTAAAGTTTTTCCCGCCCATAAACCCTTATGGATATACAGTGTCTGGCGGAGCAGGAAATGTCTTATTAATTACGGGGGGTGTTTTAATAATTTTCTCTATAGTTATATACATACTTGGGACTAGGAACACGCAAGAATCTGTTCAACAAATTAAAGGAGGGGTTAGCTATTTATATTTGCGGCAATATTTATCATCCAGAGTTGATGCAAAATTTGATGTCGCTAATAAATCAGATGTTATTCCTACTCCAAAATCTGTAGCAAATATTCCTTATTTATTAAGTGAGACAAGTTCTGAAATTGCGTTATTAAGAATATTGGGTCCACATCTAATTTTATTGCTAGAA
Proteins encoded in this window:
- a CDS encoding HEAT repeat domain-containing protein — protein: MSDTSKWIEKVFDNKNLIIHLIIDSIFFLFGILLIISGLVKFFPPINPYGYTVSGGAGNVLLITGGVLIIFSIVIYILGTRNTQESVQQIKGGVSYLYLRQYLSSRVDAKFDVANKSDVIPTPKSVANIPYLLSETSSEIALLRILGPHLILLLEEESDDRIATEIVEIIGKIKISNSEKMLIDNYKRDYLDLKIACVMALGELGTIKSRKSLEKWLKNPYKLDGRLLNAMNVSLKKLVIPYEYFTALKDQLFDGKIPKNIRESYIQSALIELDTDDAIDVVEAYQLSKMESLDINFAYQQIIAKKGR
- a CDS encoding NUDIX domain-containing protein, producing MDFLSKYLALVGERPELFRNTGEVGEVKVITDPDRIRIEHERLREKFRDTGKPENWIDIGVLAEDEWEYVVRDLVEFADGRIGGWRRSINRIVTQGGIGSVVMPVQGDKVILLKHFRHEDRAWFWEFPRGWGTPGLTAEENAIKELKEEISLAPQKILQVWREPTAAFFYADMEDGEPRTQDGEPVQKIELIGLKELEVRIMDGDITDWFTVLAFLMAQKRGCFVI